From the Petrotoga sibirica DSM 13575 genome, one window contains:
- a CDS encoding thiamine pyrophosphate-dependent enzyme: MSERKNIFSLENEKELDIAWCPGCGNFGILNILKKALEEMEEITPNNFVLVSGIGQAAKIPHYFKNNAFNGLHGRALPVAFAIKSTNPDLYVVAESGDGDMYGEGGNHFIHNIRRNVDITNIVHDNRVYGLTKGQASPTSQQGMVTPVQVNGVILNPFNPIAVAIANGATFVARAFVGDIQSTKEIIKKAIRHKGYSLIDLFQPCVTFNKINTYAWFNEHTYKLGEDYDPSDKMQALQMAFQEDKIPLGIIYEEKGKPTFEEQLTIYKQNKEPLFKRNIDVNKLEGFINSMR; the protein is encoded by the coding sequence ATGAGTGAAAGAAAAAATATTTTTAGTCTAGAAAACGAAAAAGAATTAGACATAGCTTGGTGCCCTGGTTGTGGTAATTTTGGAATACTGAATATATTAAAAAAAGCCTTGGAAGAAATGGAAGAAATAACTCCCAACAATTTTGTGCTCGTTTCAGGAATAGGACAGGCAGCAAAAATTCCTCATTACTTTAAAAACAATGCTTTTAATGGCCTTCATGGTAGAGCTTTACCCGTTGCCTTTGCCATTAAATCGACTAATCCAGATTTATACGTAGTAGCTGAAAGTGGAGATGGAGACATGTACGGTGAAGGGGGAAACCATTTTATCCACAATATAAGACGAAACGTGGACATAACAAACATAGTCCATGATAACCGGGTTTATGGATTAACAAAAGGACAGGCTTCTCCTACTTCACAACAAGGAATGGTCACCCCTGTTCAAGTAAACGGAGTAATACTAAACCCCTTCAATCCCATTGCTGTGGCTATAGCTAACGGAGCTACTTTTGTTGCACGGGCTTTTGTAGGCGACATTCAAAGCACTAAAGAAATTATTAAAAAAGCTATCAGACATAAGGGATACTCGCTAATTGATTTGTTCCAACCATGCGTGACGTTTAACAAAATAAATACTTATGCCTGGTTTAATGAACATACTTACAAATTAGGGGAAGATTACGATCCATCAGATAAAATGCAAGCTCTACAAATGGCTTTTCAAGAAGACAAAATTCCTCTGGGTATAATATATGAAGAAAAGGGAAAACCAACTTTTGAAGAACAATTGACTATTTATAAACAAAACAAAGAACCCCTTTTTAAAAGAAACATAGATGTAAACAAATTAGAAGGTTTTATAAACTCAATGAGATGA
- a CDS encoding DUF192 domain-containing protein: MKKLAFIFLISMILSTNLLSQTINIPQFPKGTLTISQEGRVVTIPIEIANTNELREFGLMYREDIPEEYGMLFVFPNPGIRGFWMKNTFVELDIAFIDNNGTILNIQNMKPCEESTCPIYIIYKPFKYALEVKAGFFERYGFSEGAKIDWSIDD; this comes from the coding sequence ATGAAAAAACTGGCTTTTATTTTTTTAATTTCGATGATTCTTTCAACCAATTTATTGAGTCAAACGATAAATATACCGCAATTTCCAAAAGGAACTCTAACTATTTCACAAGAGGGAAGAGTTGTGACAATCCCTATTGAAATTGCTAATACGAACGAATTAAGAGAATTCGGTTTAATGTACAGAGAAGATATCCCAGAAGAATATGGAATGCTTTTTGTATTCCCAAATCCTGGAATAAGAGGCTTTTGGATGAAAAACACCTTTGTTGAACTTGACATCGCTTTTATAGATAACAATGGAACAATATTAAATATACAAAACATGAAACCTTGCGAAGAATCAACCTGCCCTATTTACATAATTTACAAACCTTTCAAATATGCTTTAGAGGTAAAGGCAGGTTTTTTTGAAAGGTACGGATTCAGTGAAGGAGCAAAAATTGACTGGTCGATAGATGACTAA
- a CDS encoding type I phosphomannose isomerase catalytic subunit has product MQISEPLVSKPVFSEKIWGSNELNRIFNYEKNQTIGEVWLYSPLDGYETVLYGRNSQREYGKASELFPKFPLLLKLIATSSWLSIQLHPDDTMAKQLENEPWGKSEAWYFLKDNGQIKVSNNNKYILQAFENNRWDEVLESYEMNKFDSIFIPAGTVHTLGPNSFLLEIQQSSDLTYRLYDWGRPREIHVDKSKKVLNNIHTSYSISRKTEGLCTKYFSFSRFANQNKKGLGVYVNLKSYETIVLPEEVNYNFQGEFVEFKLNEIGWKSLL; this is encoded by the coding sequence ATGCAGATATCAGAACCCCTTGTTTCGAAACCAGTTTTTAGTGAAAAAATTTGGGGAAGTAACGAGTTAAACAGAATTTTCAACTACGAAAAAAACCAAACAATAGGAGAAGTCTGGCTGTATTCACCCTTAGATGGCTATGAAACCGTATTGTATGGAAGAAATAGCCAAAGAGAATATGGAAAAGCAAGTGAACTCTTCCCAAAATTCCCTCTACTCTTAAAACTAATAGCAACCTCATCCTGGCTTTCCATACAATTGCATCCGGATGATACAATGGCCAAACAATTAGAAAACGAGCCATGGGGTAAATCGGAAGCTTGGTACTTTCTGAAGGATAATGGTCAAATTAAAGTTTCAAATAATAATAAATATATCCTCCAAGCTTTTGAAAACAATCGATGGGATGAAGTACTAGAAAGTTATGAAATGAACAAATTCGATTCCATATTCATACCCGCTGGAACCGTGCATACTTTAGGTCCCAATAGCTTTTTACTTGAAATACAGCAAAGCTCAGATTTAACTTACAGACTATACGACTGGGGAAGACCTAGAGAAATCCATGTTGATAAATCTAAAAAAGTTCTCAACAACATTCACACCAGTTACTCTATTTCAAGGAAGACTGAAGGATTGTGTACCAAATACTTTAGCTTTTCCAGATTTGCCAACCAAAATAAAAAAGGGTTAGGCGTATATGTTAACTTGAAAAGCTATGAAACAATAGTACTTCCAGAAGAAGTAAATTATAATTTTCAAGGTGAATTTGTGGAATTTAAATTAAACGAAATTGGCTGGAAATCACTTTTATAA
- a CDS encoding HAD family hydrolase, giving the protein MIRAIIFDMDGVIIDSEPIHYNANKRIFEELGIPMNKSSYSNYIGVSNQEMWQDLKNEYNLQQSVEELLEKQNLENLQLLKESVKEPIEGVIELLQTLIESNYKIALASSSPMRLIKEVLCLFDIEKYFEVLVSSEYVARGKPKPDIFIYTAGLLKVKPDECVVIEDSKNGVKAAKAAGMKCIGFKNPNSLNQDLSKADLVVENMKEITLELIKKLE; this is encoded by the coding sequence ATGATAAGAGCTATTATTTTTGATATGGATGGGGTCATCATTGATAGTGAACCCATCCATTATAATGCAAATAAAAGAATTTTTGAAGAATTGGGAATTCCAATGAATAAAAGTTCATATAGTAATTATATAGGTGTAAGCAATCAAGAAATGTGGCAAGACTTAAAAAATGAATACAATCTACAACAAAGTGTTGAAGAATTGCTTGAAAAACAAAACTTAGAGAATTTGCAATTATTAAAAGAAAGTGTTAAAGAGCCAATAGAAGGTGTAATAGAGTTGTTACAAACTCTGATAGAAAGCAATTATAAGATAGCTTTGGCCTCTTCTTCCCCCATGAGATTGATCAAAGAAGTTCTTTGCCTGTTTGATATTGAGAAGTATTTTGAGGTTTTGGTGAGCTCAGAATACGTTGCTCGTGGTAAGCCTAAACCTGATATTTTTATATACACAGCAGGCTTGTTAAAGGTTAAACCAGATGAATGTGTAGTTATAGAAGACTCAAAGAATGGTGTTAAAGCGGCAAAAGCTGCTGGAATGAAGTGTATAGGTTTTAAAAACCCTAACTCACTCAATCAGGATCTATCGAAAGCAGATTTAGTGGTGGAAAATATGAAAGAAATAACTTTGGAATTGATAAAAAAGTTAGAATAA
- a CDS encoding energy-coupling factor transporter transmembrane component T family protein has product MLLDNVALGRYVELDSLMHSLDPRGKLLGLFVLAGFAFSINSFYDVLIMSSYTLLLMLLSKLSLKYYMKSLKSIWFIVIFAFVIQLFTIGGNTLFKIGFIRITDIGLFNAAIITFRILFAVLLSSVLTLTTSPTSLAHALEDILRWFFVPKRFAHEISMVMTIAIRFIPVIANEADRIMKAQLSRGANFDDRKFSGRIRGAISIIIPLLVSALRRAEDLSVAMEARGYNGWEGRTRFKQFNWEIKDTFFLISFSLVCFTIIFI; this is encoded by the coding sequence ATGCTTTTGGATAATGTTGCCTTGGGAAGATACGTTGAATTAGACTCGTTGATGCATTCACTGGATCCAAGGGGAAAACTTTTAGGATTGTTCGTTTTAGCAGGATTCGCTTTTTCTATAAACAGTTTTTACGATGTTTTGATTATGTCTTCGTATACTTTGTTGTTGATGTTGTTATCTAAATTAAGTTTGAAGTATTACATGAAATCCTTAAAATCAATATGGTTTATAGTTATCTTTGCCTTTGTAATTCAATTATTCACAATAGGAGGGAATACACTTTTTAAGATTGGCTTTATCAGAATAACAGATATCGGTTTATTTAATGCTGCTATAATTACCTTCAGAATACTGTTTGCAGTTTTGTTATCTTCTGTTCTCACGTTAACTACTTCTCCTACCTCTTTAGCTCATGCTCTTGAGGATATCCTGAGATGGTTTTTTGTGCCAAAACGATTTGCCCATGAAATATCGATGGTAATGACGATAGCTATAAGATTTATCCCTGTAATTGCGAATGAAGCGGATCGAATAATGAAGGCACAATTAAGTAGGGGGGCAAATTTTGATGATAGAAAATTTTCTGGAAGGATTAGAGGGGCTATATCTATAATTATACCTTTGTTGGTATCTGCTCTGAGAAGGGCTGAAGATTTGAGCGTTGCGATGGAAGCAAGAGGATACAATGGCTGGGAAGGGAGAACAAGATTTAAGCAGTTTAATTGGGAAATAAAAGATACTTTTTTCCTAATTTCTTTTTCTTTAGTATGTTTTACTATTATTTTTATTTAG
- the ftsH gene encoding ATP-dependent zinc metalloprotease FtsH yields the protein MPENKNTKEEKKKLKFSNIIWVYIIFAVIFVGALVALNWENNPRISYSEMLSLINNGQVESIKINQNGDVTIFAKDDSTYESFSPALVIDKQYVNSLIQKGIKVEYIESVASKWWFGLLINIIPIVIMVLFFFWLYRSAASGAKSSMNFGKSKAKEYEPIGEKVTFKDVAGIDEVLEEVEDIVKFLKNPQEFQELGARMPKGTLLVGPPGTGKTLTARAIAGEADVPFYYASGSDFVELFVGVGASRVRDLFKTAKENAPSIIFIDELDAVGRQRGAGLGGGNDEREQTLNALLVELDGFDSSTGVVVMAATNRPDVLDKALLRPGRFDKKIMVGPPDRKGREEILKIHTRKKKIAQDVDLTLLAKRTPGFVGADLENLVNEAALIASRKKKTQIEMNDFEEAIDRVLTGPSKKYRIISDKEKKILSYHELGHAVLAYLLPNTDPVYKITIIPRGIGSLGSTLQIPEKDRYLIKKSEILNRIVVALGGRASEKLVFNFVTTGAKDDLRKATDYAKSMIYRLGMSKKLGPVYWEGEEEEIFLGSELTKQKNYSEETAKELDVEVKKIINSMYDKAVELLRQNKEKLDLLASYIFKKETIYGEEFKKLMSKDLEELKEYIGGEKEINEFLKIDVVNHVNYQPV from the coding sequence ATGCCTGAAAATAAAAACACCAAAGAAGAAAAAAAGAAATTAAAGTTTTCCAATATAATTTGGGTTTATATTATATTTGCGGTTATTTTTGTTGGAGCTCTCGTTGCTTTGAACTGGGAAAATAACCCTAGGATATCCTATTCTGAAATGTTAAGCTTGATCAATAACGGTCAGGTGGAATCCATAAAAATAAATCAAAACGGGGACGTGACAATATTTGCTAAAGATGATTCTACTTATGAATCTTTTTCTCCAGCTTTAGTAATCGATAAACAGTATGTGAATAGTTTAATTCAAAAAGGTATAAAAGTCGAGTATATCGAAAGTGTAGCCTCAAAGTGGTGGTTTGGTTTATTGATTAATATAATACCTATAGTAATAATGGTGCTTTTCTTTTTTTGGTTATATCGTTCCGCTGCATCAGGTGCTAAAAGCAGTATGAACTTTGGAAAGAGTAAGGCAAAGGAGTATGAACCCATTGGTGAAAAAGTTACTTTTAAAGATGTGGCGGGAATCGATGAAGTTTTGGAGGAAGTAGAGGACATTGTAAAATTTTTGAAAAATCCTCAAGAATTTCAAGAATTAGGTGCAAGAATGCCTAAAGGAACTTTGCTGGTAGGCCCTCCAGGAACGGGTAAAACTTTGACAGCAAGGGCTATAGCTGGTGAAGCAGATGTACCTTTTTATTATGCAAGTGGTTCAGATTTTGTTGAACTTTTTGTAGGAGTTGGAGCATCTCGAGTTAGAGACCTTTTTAAAACAGCTAAAGAAAATGCTCCTTCAATAATATTTATTGATGAATTAGACGCAGTAGGTAGACAAAGAGGAGCTGGACTTGGCGGCGGGAACGATGAGAGGGAACAAACTCTTAACGCCTTGTTGGTGGAACTCGATGGTTTTGATTCTTCTACAGGTGTTGTTGTAATGGCTGCTACAAATAGACCTGATGTTCTTGATAAAGCCTTACTTAGACCCGGTAGGTTTGATAAAAAAATAATGGTAGGCCCTCCTGACAGAAAAGGAAGAGAAGAAATTTTAAAGATACATACACGTAAAAAGAAAATAGCCCAAGATGTTGATTTAACATTGTTAGCCAAAAGGACACCGGGCTTCGTAGGAGCAGATTTAGAAAACCTAGTTAATGAAGCTGCTTTAATAGCTTCAAGAAAAAAGAAAACTCAAATTGAAATGAATGATTTTGAAGAAGCTATTGATAGAGTATTAACTGGTCCGTCCAAAAAGTATAGGATAATATCCGATAAAGAGAAGAAGATTCTATCGTATCATGAACTGGGACATGCTGTATTGGCTTATTTATTACCTAATACCGACCCTGTTTATAAAATTACTATAATTCCAAGGGGTATAGGTTCATTAGGATCTACTTTACAAATTCCCGAAAAAGACAGATACCTAATTAAAAAAAGTGAAATACTTAATAGAATCGTTGTAGCCCTAGGGGGAAGAGCAAGTGAGAAATTAGTGTTCAATTTTGTTACTACAGGCGCCAAAGATGACCTAAGAAAAGCTACGGACTACGCAAAATCCATGATTTATAGGTTAGGGATGTCCAAAAAGTTGGGACCGGTGTATTGGGAAGGAGAAGAGGAAGAAATATTTTTGGGTAGTGAGTTGACAAAACAAAAGAATTATTCGGAAGAAACTGCTAAAGAACTTGACGTTGAAGTCAAGAAGATAATTAACTCAATGTATGATAAAGCTGTTGAGCTGCTTAGGCAAAATAAGGAGAAACTTGATCTTCTAGCTTCTTATATTTTCAAAAAAGAAACGATCTATGGAGAAGAATTCAAGAAGCTTATGAGCAAAGACCTTGAAGAGTTAAAAGAATATATTGGGGGCGAAAAAGAAATAAATGAATTTCTTAAAATAGATGTTGTGAATCATGTTAACTATCAACCTGTATAA
- a CDS encoding 2-oxoacid:acceptor oxidoreductase subunit alpha — protein MNKTMKEDVSIVLSGEAGQGIQTIERLLTFILKREGYYVFATKEYMSRVRGGSNSTEIRVSSKPVKSYVDKIDILIPLTKSSVEHLGDRVNEDTLIIADNDSLKLENKNLFNVPILSIAKEIGNEIYANIVAVGVILGLFKINIKTIEEYLRERFGDKGEKIVSDNIKAASEGYKLGKDFSENGEIKIEISANETLKDDLLISGTDAVALGALAGNCDSIFSYPMTPGSGVLVDLANFSKNFDILVEQAEDEIAAINMAIGGWYAGARSMVTTSDGGFALMEEGLSLAGMIESPLVIHLAQRPAPATGLPTRTAQEGLNLVIHSGHGEFPRLVFAPGNLEQAFYLTQQAFNIADKYQIPVFILTDQFFVDSYYNVKKLDLSKIENKKYFVETGEDYKRYDLSKAENGVSPRGIPNFGKGLIIVDSDEHDEEGHLTEDLDIRIKMVEKRLQKYDALKDDFVSPEFFGNRNYKYLLVCWGSNYNVVKEAIENIDNKDLAMLHFSQVFPFPENAVEFLENAEKIIDVENNATGQFAKLIRAETGIKIDSKILKFNGMPFSVEELTAKIREELQ, from the coding sequence ATGAATAAAACTATGAAAGAAGATGTATCAATCGTCTTATCTGGTGAAGCAGGCCAAGGGATTCAAACGATAGAAAGACTGCTAACTTTTATTCTTAAAAGGGAAGGTTATTATGTATTTGCCACAAAAGAGTACATGTCGAGGGTTAGAGGTGGAAGCAATTCAACTGAAATAAGGGTAAGTTCCAAACCTGTAAAAAGTTACGTTGACAAAATTGATATACTCATACCTCTTACAAAAAGTTCAGTTGAACATCTAGGAGACAGAGTGAATGAAGATACCCTAATCATAGCAGACAACGATTCGTTGAAATTAGAAAACAAAAATCTTTTCAACGTCCCCATCCTCTCTATTGCCAAAGAAATAGGCAATGAAATATATGCAAATATAGTTGCTGTTGGTGTAATTTTGGGTCTTTTCAAAATAAACATAAAAACGATAGAAGAGTATCTAAGAGAAAGATTTGGAGATAAGGGAGAAAAAATTGTTTCAGATAACATAAAAGCTGCTTCAGAAGGTTACAAATTGGGTAAAGACTTTTCTGAAAATGGAGAGATAAAAATAGAGATCTCTGCAAATGAAACTTTAAAAGACGATTTATTAATTAGCGGAACAGACGCGGTAGCTCTAGGAGCATTAGCAGGAAATTGTGATTCGATTTTTTCATATCCAATGACGCCTGGATCGGGGGTTCTAGTTGATTTAGCAAATTTTTCAAAAAATTTCGACATTTTAGTTGAACAAGCCGAAGATGAAATTGCCGCAATCAATATGGCAATAGGCGGATGGTACGCTGGAGCAAGATCAATGGTGACTACTTCTGACGGAGGATTTGCTTTAATGGAAGAAGGACTTTCTCTAGCTGGTATGATCGAATCACCGTTAGTAATTCACCTTGCTCAAAGACCTGCGCCTGCAACAGGTTTACCAACAAGAACCGCTCAAGAAGGGTTAAATCTTGTTATACACTCAGGGCATGGTGAATTTCCAAGGCTGGTTTTTGCTCCTGGTAATCTTGAACAAGCTTTCTATTTAACTCAACAGGCATTTAATATCGCCGATAAATATCAGATCCCAGTATTTATTTTGACAGATCAATTTTTTGTTGATTCGTATTATAACGTTAAAAAGTTGGACCTTTCCAAAATTGAAAATAAAAAATATTTCGTCGAAACCGGTGAAGATTATAAAAGATATGATTTATCAAAAGCAGAAAACGGTGTTTCACCAAGAGGTATACCTAACTTTGGTAAAGGATTAATTATCGTAGATAGTGATGAACATGATGAGGAAGGTCATTTAACTGAAGATTTGGATATCCGAATTAAAATGGTGGAAAAAAGGCTCCAAAAATATGATGCTTTAAAAGATGATTTTGTTTCTCCAGAATTCTTTGGAAATAGAAACTACAAATATCTCTTAGTATGTTGGGGTTCAAACTATAATGTTGTGAAAGAGGCAATAGAAAATATAGATAATAAAGATCTTGCTATGCTTCACTTTAGTCAAGTTTTTCCCTTCCCAGAAAATGCGGTTGAATTTTTAGAGAATGCAGAAAAAATAATTGATGTTGAAAATAATGCCACGGGCCAATTTGCAAAGTTAATAAGAGCAGAAACTGGTATAAAAATAGATAGTAAGATACTAAAATTCAATGGAATGCCGTTTTCGGTTGAAGAGTTAACCGCTAAAATAAGGGAGGAGTTACAATGA
- a CDS encoding glycine betaine ABC transporter substrate-binding protein, with product MKKIVISVLFILFGINYIYAAEKVVVGAKAFTEGYILSSMVSLLLQENGIKVVEKFGLSSFPLRKAMETGQVDAYVDYTGTAWAAYFGHTENIYDPEELFDLVAKEDLEKHNIVWLDMINFNNTYGLAVRSSFARENGIHSLSDLADYINSGKGKDLIFGVNPEYYERSDGIFAVMDEYDMNLPRKNVRTMEAGLTYEALARKNIDVAMIYSTDAQILRFDLVILEDNKSFFPHYNPSVLVRKEIIDAYPEIKEILKPLTLYLNEDIIIRLNYLVDFEGLEPEIVARKYLHGLGFIK from the coding sequence ATGAAAAAAATAGTTATTTCGGTACTTTTTATTTTGTTTGGTATAAACTATATATATGCAGCTGAAAAGGTAGTCGTCGGAGCAAAGGCTTTCACAGAAGGTTATATATTGTCAAGCATGGTTTCTTTACTTCTCCAAGAAAACGGGATTAAAGTAGTAGAAAAGTTTGGACTATCCTCTTTTCCTCTTCGCAAGGCTATGGAAACAGGTCAAGTAGATGCTTATGTAGATTACACAGGAACTGCTTGGGCAGCGTATTTTGGACATACAGAAAACATATATGATCCTGAGGAACTGTTCGATTTAGTAGCAAAAGAAGACTTAGAGAAACACAACATCGTATGGTTAGATATGATAAATTTTAATAATACTTATGGTTTGGCAGTACGAAGCTCTTTTGCTAGAGAAAACGGAATACATAGTTTAAGTGATTTGGCTGATTATATTAATTCGGGAAAAGGAAAAGATTTAATTTTTGGAGTTAATCCAGAATATTATGAAAGAAGCGACGGGATATTTGCTGTTATGGATGAATACGATATGAATCTACCAAGAAAAAATGTAAGAACGATGGAAGCAGGGTTAACATATGAAGCGTTAGCGCGTAAAAATATTGATGTGGCTATGATATATTCTACCGACGCACAAATCTTACGTTTTGATTTAGTGATTTTAGAGGATAACAAATCTTTCTTTCCACACTACAATCCTTCTGTTTTGGTTAGAAAAGAAATAATAGATGCATACCCTGAAATAAAAGAAATTTTAAAACCATTGACATTGTATTTAAATGAGGATATAATTATAAGGTTGAATTACTTGGTTGACTTTGAAGGTTTAGAACCAGAAATTGTTGCTAGAAAGTATCTCCATGGTTTGGGCTTTATCAAATAA
- a CDS encoding BMP family ABC transporter substrate-binding protein, with protein sequence MYRTSRSLSRSEYEKANRLAKKDFLSNISKGAEGYLPCLEDIIHNVEIIKEEKLGLIDIPIERIKGTYYHSRSLSFSANFYPLMKIDSEFASKWINLYEAHISEGIREPVTAYEYLNWFYIVEGNKRVSVLKYSDAFSVRGEVTRLIPKWDENNPEIRIYHEFLDFYKKTKINIIWFNKEGKFKELYDLIKDYKKKSDFVDNDYDQLINSVYLLFRKVYREIAKDTISLTEEEAFLEYLKKFGLENVPTIEREMRKQVNELVEELEERLGKPSEPLFKLPQIFAGKTLKVAFLYNTSIEGSAWTYSHELGRRYVQKRLGSEIITKYFENISNLKTYERILDKLEEEKFDLIFSTSFEFLQNQNTKELQNVRFMYFSGYRTTKNINTYFGRMYEPRFLSGMIAGAMTTNNKIGYVASYGIPEVIMGINAFALGAKAVNPKSKVFVGWTNTWRNIEYERDTAEYLINEIGVDVLTHHQDSPEVCKVGEEYGVYTIGYHFDMKEYAPTTHLTSVVWNWGVYYENIIKDVLRGSNFSLFRLFSGSEKIENFWGGLKSGVVCLSPISEIVPSTTKNLVDTVKTDIMDNRFHPFRGSIFDKEGNMKVSKGKNISDEELMKMDWFVDNVFYS encoded by the coding sequence TTTCAAAAGGGGCGGAAGGATATCTGCCGTGTTTAGAAGATATCATCCACAACGTTGAAATAATTAAGGAAGAAAAACTCGGCCTGATAGATATCCCTATAGAAAGGATCAAAGGAACTTACTATCATTCTCGCTCACTCTCTTTTTCAGCAAATTTTTATCCTTTAATGAAAATTGATTCAGAGTTTGCAAGCAAATGGATTAATTTGTACGAAGCTCATATATCTGAAGGGATAAGAGAGCCGGTAACAGCCTACGAATATTTAAACTGGTTTTACATTGTTGAAGGGAACAAAAGGGTAAGCGTTTTGAAATATTCAGACGCTTTTTCAGTCCGCGGGGAAGTTACTAGATTGATTCCCAAATGGGATGAAAACAATCCTGAAATAAGGATCTACCATGAATTTTTAGATTTTTATAAAAAGACAAAAATTAATATAATCTGGTTCAACAAAGAAGGCAAATTCAAAGAACTGTACGATTTAATCAAAGATTACAAGAAAAAAAGTGATTTTGTTGATAATGATTATGATCAACTGATCAATTCAGTATATCTTCTATTTAGAAAAGTGTATAGGGAAATTGCCAAAGACACAATTTCGCTTACTGAAGAAGAGGCTTTTTTAGAATATCTAAAAAAATTTGGTTTGGAGAATGTTCCCACTATTGAAAGAGAAATGAGGAAGCAGGTTAACGAGTTGGTAGAAGAATTAGAGGAACGCCTGGGTAAACCATCCGAGCCATTGTTTAAATTACCTCAGATTTTCGCAGGGAAAACATTAAAAGTAGCTTTCCTTTACAATACTTCAATAGAGGGGTCAGCATGGACATATTCTCATGAATTGGGAAGAAGGTACGTTCAAAAACGTTTAGGAAGTGAAATAATAACAAAGTATTTTGAAAATATTTCTAATTTAAAAACATATGAAAGAATATTAGATAAACTTGAAGAAGAAAAGTTCGATCTAATATTTTCTACAAGTTTTGAGTTCTTACAAAATCAGAATACAAAGGAACTTCAAAATGTTCGATTTATGTATTTTTCTGGGTATCGTACTACGAAGAATATTAATACATATTTCGGGCGTATGTACGAACCAAGATTTCTCTCTGGTATGATAGCAGGTGCTATGACAACCAACAATAAAATAGGTTACGTTGCTTCTTACGGTATACCTGAAGTCATTATGGGAATAAATGCTTTTGCTTTAGGAGCAAAGGCCGTTAATCCAAAATCAAAAGTGTTTGTTGGATGGACGAATACTTGGCGCAATATAGAATATGAAAGAGATACGGCAGAGTATTTAATAAATGAAATTGGAGTGGATGTTTTAACACATCATCAGGATTCTCCAGAAGTTTGCAAGGTTGGAGAAGAATATGGTGTTTATACCATTGGTTACCATTTTGATATGAAAGAATATGCTCCAACTACCCATTTAACCTCCGTGGTTTGGAATTGGGGAGTATACTACGAAAACATCATTAAAGATGTATTAAGAGGATCAAACTTTTCCTTATTTAGATTGTTTTCTGGTTCAGAAAAGATAGAGAACTTTTGGGGTGGACTTAAGAGCGGGGTCGTTTGTTTGTCACCTATAAGTGAAATAGTTCCTTCTACAACAAAAAACCTTGTTGACACTGTGAAAACAGATATTATGGACAATAGGTTTCATCCTTTCCGAGGTAGTATTTTTGATAAGGAAGGTAATATGAAAGTCTCGAAAGGCAAAAATATTTCAGACGAAGAACTAATGAAAATGGATTGGTTTGTAGACAACGTTTTTTATTCCTAA